The proteins below are encoded in one region of Paenibacillus albus:
- a CDS encoding carbohydrate ABC transporter permease yields MKADFLKRGVTQIVSYLVLLFTVCISIVPLLWIVVSSFKSNKAILNKPFALPTEINFHAYYSVLKMNNFLSNTFNSVLISVTSTLVALLFYALAAYSFAKFDFAGKRVLFILFSVTLLIPGHATAQPIFSFINLTGLYDTRLALIVVYISAGLAVSLLILRASFLSIPRELDEAAYMESASFWQVFFYINLPLAKAGLSTAGILMFLGNWNEFFYGFMLTSSAQNRTLPVALQFFTEQFSYNYTQLFAALTLVTLPSIILYMLAQEQVQQSVVSGGVKG; encoded by the coding sequence ATGAAGGCTGATTTTTTGAAACGGGGCGTTACCCAGATTGTTAGTTATTTGGTGCTTCTGTTTACCGTTTGCATCTCGATTGTGCCTCTTCTGTGGATCGTCGTTTCCTCGTTCAAATCGAACAAAGCGATATTAAACAAGCCGTTCGCTCTCCCGACAGAAATTAACTTCCATGCTTATTATTCCGTGCTGAAGATGAACAATTTCTTGAGCAATACGTTCAACTCGGTGCTAATCTCCGTCACGTCGACGCTGGTCGCGCTGTTGTTCTACGCGCTTGCGGCGTATTCGTTCGCGAAGTTCGATTTTGCCGGCAAAAGAGTATTGTTTATTCTGTTCTCGGTAACGCTCCTGATCCCGGGACACGCGACGGCGCAGCCAATCTTCTCGTTCATTAACTTGACGGGACTGTACGATACGAGACTTGCGCTCATCGTCGTCTACATCTCGGCGGGTCTTGCGGTATCGCTACTCATTCTGCGCGCATCGTTCCTGTCTATTCCAAGAGAGCTGGACGAAGCTGCTTATATGGAGTCGGCAAGCTTCTGGCAGGTGTTCTTCTATATCAATTTGCCGCTTGCGAAGGCAGGGCTGTCAACGGCGGGCATCTTGATGTTCCTCGGCAACTGGAACGAGTTCTTCTACGGCTTCATGCTGACGTCTTCCGCGCAGAATCGGACACTTCCGGTGGCGCTGCAGTTCTTCACGGAGCAGTTCTCCTATAACTACACTCAGCTGTTCGCGGCACTGACGCTTGTTACGCTGCCGAGCATTATCCTGTATATGCTGGCTCAGGAGCAAGTACAACAAAGTGTAGTCAGCGGCGGTGTAAAAGGCTAA
- a CDS encoding AAA family ATPase yields MKDNLVFSGRLTRIKPKGQEKEGWFEPDEGSSFRIRARALPTRFRNLRIEGRLTTEHTLVIQRYCLLEPISQLLPEHFSTRHPAAFQRMHPFFGNEIQTLIEQPELLDQLTASDKLARELVRNNLIEQYTMPNLLNYLQRFNLSRKMLHEICELLGIPAIDLIEEQPYLLNRVPSVPFQVADTLSLEKGLEANSPLRIGAAVQYVYIQYLNGGNSYISAAEFENRVYALLGKSLPKDKIRLEIERFAEEQDHELICRGNLFFDRHLYFAEIQIAQRLADLIAIPSSKPGSLSSTIQSLISAGRLPDLDEDQQRGIEQFFEHPVLLVRGEAGTGKSSWIAYLIIVLETLLPGIQIKLAAPTGKAARQLEGMTGCPAQTIHSLLGKGREKTSRIWYHFKRNPLNADVLIIDEASMVNEYLWRDLLWSVERGTRLVFVGDPNQLEPIGPGRPFLDMISLGFPTVTLKRNYRNDSTILSLARAVLQGEVGHSQLEAAGILMIPAESVAETKENIVRIYQDKAKQYPVITMYREQYSLGTDRLNVYMKQQINPLVVAEGMGLGDPVIQTINTARADNGEVGVIRSVHPSQSSRVFFEPDKEVVYTLPELVSEMELAYAITTAKTQGSQYEGVIIPLTDIGIEIPHRQSMWYKNSLYTALTRARKELILIGDPQIIIKGAERKGTTRKTMLVKRIQHVFNGSGILPGTSALPKG; encoded by the coding sequence ATGAAAGATAACCTTGTCTTTTCAGGACGTCTGACGAGAATCAAGCCCAAGGGGCAGGAGAAAGAAGGCTGGTTTGAGCCCGATGAAGGTTCGTCGTTTCGTATCCGTGCAAGAGCGCTTCCGACTCGTTTCCGAAACCTTCGCATAGAAGGTCGGCTCACAACCGAGCATACATTAGTCATCCAACGATACTGCCTCCTCGAACCAATCTCCCAGCTGCTTCCGGAGCATTTCTCCACCCGCCATCCCGCAGCCTTTCAACGCATGCATCCCTTCTTCGGCAACGAGATACAGACACTGATCGAACAACCGGAGCTGCTGGACCAATTGACGGCAAGTGACAAGCTGGCAAGAGAGCTGGTGCGGAATAACCTGATCGAGCAGTACACCATGCCGAATCTGCTTAATTATCTGCAGCGGTTCAATCTTTCTCGTAAAATGCTTCATGAGATTTGTGAGCTGTTAGGCATTCCGGCCATTGACTTGATCGAAGAGCAGCCGTATCTGTTGAACCGCGTCCCTTCCGTTCCCTTCCAGGTTGCCGATACGCTTTCGCTGGAAAAAGGGCTTGAGGCGAATAGCCCACTCCGGATCGGGGCTGCTGTTCAATATGTGTATATCCAATATTTAAACGGGGGAAACAGCTACATTAGCGCTGCCGAATTCGAGAACAGGGTCTATGCTCTGTTGGGGAAGTCACTGCCTAAGGATAAAATCCGCCTCGAAATCGAACGGTTCGCTGAGGAGCAGGATCATGAACTCATATGCAGAGGAAATCTATTTTTTGACCGGCACTTATATTTCGCAGAAATCCAAATTGCACAGCGCCTAGCCGACTTAATCGCAATCCCTTCGTCTAAGCCCGGAAGCCTGAGCAGTACGATTCAGAGTTTAATTAGCGCGGGCCGGCTTCCTGATCTGGATGAGGATCAACAGCGGGGAATCGAACAATTCTTCGAGCATCCGGTTCTTCTGGTCCGCGGAGAAGCGGGCACGGGAAAGAGCAGTTGGATCGCGTATCTGATTATTGTCTTAGAAACGCTTCTGCCGGGTATTCAAATCAAGCTGGCCGCTCCTACTGGGAAAGCGGCGAGGCAGTTGGAAGGGATGACCGGCTGTCCGGCACAGACCATTCATTCACTGCTGGGCAAGGGGAGAGAAAAAACAAGCCGCATCTGGTACCACTTCAAGAGGAACCCGCTGAATGCGGATGTATTGATTATCGATGAGGCCAGCATGGTCAACGAATATTTATGGCGTGATTTGCTATGGTCGGTAGAGCGGGGAACGAGACTTGTATTCGTCGGCGATCCTAACCAGTTGGAACCGATCGGTCCGGGACGCCCGTTCCTGGATATGATTTCCCTTGGATTTCCGACAGTCACATTAAAACGCAATTATAGAAACGATAGCACGATTCTATCATTGGCACGAGCCGTCCTTCAGGGAGAAGTCGGCCATTCCCAGTTGGAAGCAGCGGGCATTCTGATGATTCCTGCCGAATCCGTGGCGGAAACGAAAGAAAACATCGTCCGGATTTATCAAGATAAAGCCAAGCAATATCCGGTTATTACGATGTACAGGGAACAATACAGCCTCGGTACAGACCGTTTGAACGTATATATGAAGCAGCAAATCAACCCGCTGGTCGTGGCAGAAGGAATGGGGTTGGGAGACCCTGTCATTCAAACGATCAACACAGCAAGAGCCGACAATGGCGAAGTAGGCGTGATCCGATCGGTTCATCCATCCCAAAGCAGCCGTGTTTTTTTTGAACCGGATAAGGAAGTTGTCTATACGCTGCCGGAGTTAGTGAGCGAGATGGAACTTGCATATGCCATTACAACGGCAAAGACGCAAGGTAGTCAGTATGAAGGAGTGATTATTCCGCTAACTGACATTGGCATCGAAATCCCTCACCGTCAATCGATGTGGTATAAGAATTCATTGTACACGGCGCTGACGAGAGCGCGGAAGGAGTTAATTCTTATCGGTGATCCGCAAATTATTATCAAAGGCGCGGAGCGGAAAGGGACGACGCGCAAAACGATGTTGGTTAAACGAATACAGCATGTTTTTAATGGATCCGGGATTCTTCCGGGCACAAGTGCCCTGCCAAAGGGATGA
- a CDS encoding ABC transporter substrate-binding protein produces the protein MSFLLVALLLILSLAACGSNNGNDSSTGTSTGDNSSSDSGNNGKAANDSGSSNAASGKEVVIKFPSYKTGNNVGAIFFLPQIERFNKKFAGKYKIEIEEIVQDEYSKKIKLLYQQKKLPPLIEVDKELADIMINNGDLLDLKPYIDNSPAIKDVLIDDSVKYNTDKNGKIVSLPLAFERPIGMYYNKQLMQKASLTGFSDTWDGFFSDLDKLKAAGVTPLSLMTGENGWTTMLLASAMIASDPEGQQILTKGDIVTNFNSPLWINTFTKVQKLLQDYTTKSALGATYSIAANEFFSENTAAIANGPWMVADFSNTDKAAEGFADNVGATIYPGGVALGSADGYWYSIPTGTPQGEVDGLIEYFKFIYSPEELNAFLVAEGGFAPKMPMPEESKAKLNPIMRQLNDEVGAKMKTLNRLIYDIVPQSVADLFAKNLPLLATNDMTPEQFCKAMTDTAEKFKK, from the coding sequence ATGAGTTTCTTACTCGTCGCGCTGCTTCTTATACTCTCGCTCGCTGCATGCGGCAGCAATAATGGCAACGATAGCAGCACTGGCACTAGCACTGGCGATAATTCAAGCAGCGACAGTGGCAATAACGGCAAGGCAGCAAATGACAGCGGCTCGAGCAATGCTGCCAGCGGCAAAGAAGTGGTCATCAAGTTCCCAAGCTACAAAACAGGCAATAACGTAGGCGCAATCTTCTTCCTTCCTCAGATCGAACGCTTCAACAAGAAATTCGCTGGCAAGTACAAGATTGAAATCGAGGAAATCGTTCAGGACGAATACTCGAAGAAGATCAAGCTGCTCTACCAGCAGAAGAAGCTTCCCCCGCTCATTGAAGTCGACAAAGAGCTTGCCGATATCATGATCAACAACGGTGATCTCCTTGACCTCAAGCCTTACATCGACAACAGTCCAGCAATCAAAGACGTGCTCATTGATGACTCTGTTAAATATAACACGGATAAGAACGGCAAGATCGTATCGCTTCCGCTCGCATTCGAGCGTCCGATCGGGATGTACTATAACAAACAGCTGATGCAAAAAGCAAGCCTCACGGGCTTCTCTGACACCTGGGACGGCTTCTTCAGCGACCTGGATAAGCTGAAGGCTGCCGGCGTTACGCCGCTTTCCTTGATGACAGGAGAGAATGGCTGGACGACCATGCTGCTCGCTTCCGCAATGATCGCATCCGATCCGGAAGGCCAGCAGATTCTGACGAAGGGCGATATTGTAACGAATTTCAATTCACCGCTCTGGATCAATACATTCACGAAGGTTCAGAAGCTGCTTCAAGATTACACGACGAAGTCCGCTCTTGGCGCGACGTACTCGATTGCAGCGAACGAATTCTTCAGTGAGAACACAGCTGCCATTGCAAACGGCCCTTGGATGGTCGCCGATTTCAGCAACACGGATAAAGCGGCAGAAGGCTTCGCCGATAACGTCGGAGCAACGATCTATCCTGGCGGTGTTGCGCTTGGCTCCGCAGACGGGTACTGGTATTCGATCCCGACTGGCACTCCTCAAGGGGAAGTCGACGGCTTGATTGAATACTTCAAGTTCATCTACTCGCCTGAAGAGCTGAATGCATTCCTCGTCGCGGAAGGCGGCTTTGCACCGAAGATGCCGATGCCAGAGGAATCCAAGGCGAAGCTGAACCCGATCATGAGGCAGCTGAATGACGAGGTCGGCGCGAAGATGAAGACGCTGAACCGTTTGATCTATGACATCGTGCCGCAATCGGTAGCCGATCTGTTCGCGAAGAACCTGCCGCTTCTGGCGACGAACGACATGACGCCGGAGCAGTTCTGCAAAGCGATGACCGACACTGCGGAGAAGTTCAAAAAATAG
- a CDS encoding glycosyltransferase family 2 protein, with product MIIHVYSIIWNEEIMLPYFFKHYDQIADQYFIYDNGSTDASLSILRSHPKVNIEKFEVESDSVEVSRLELFNQFWKQSRGKADWVIVLDIDEHLFHHDLRAYLQECSSQGITLVAPSAFEMVSDFFPGDNKPLYESVREGVRIPFYDKLQIFNPNEIQEINFTPGRHEASPVGHIIKSPSKDVLLLHYKYLGFDYLNSRYSMLRQRLRTGDIAMGAGYLWSEEECGHMKKLYLLGLMCRLLYDG from the coding sequence ATGATCATACACGTATACTCCATTATTTGGAACGAAGAGATAATGCTGCCGTACTTTTTTAAACACTATGATCAGATAGCGGATCAATATTTTATTTATGATAACGGCTCAACTGACGCTTCCTTGTCGATTCTAAGGTCGCACCCCAAAGTGAATATCGAGAAGTTTGAGGTAGAAAGTGACTCTGTAGAGGTATCGCGATTGGAGCTATTCAATCAGTTTTGGAAACAAAGCAGAGGGAAGGCAGATTGGGTTATTGTTTTAGACATAGATGAACATCTATTTCACCATGATCTTAGAGCTTACTTGCAAGAATGTTCTTCTCAAGGAATAACATTAGTTGCTCCCAGCGCTTTTGAAATGGTTTCAGACTTTTTCCCGGGTGACAATAAGCCATTGTATGAATCGGTACGAGAGGGTGTAAGGATCCCTTTTTATGATAAACTTCAGATATTTAATCCCAATGAGATTCAAGAAATAAACTTTACTCCTGGAAGACACGAAGCTTCTCCTGTAGGTCATATCATAAAATCTCCGAGCAAAGATGTTCTGCTTTTACATTATAAATATTTAGGATTTGATTACTTAAATTCCCGCTATTCCATGCTAAGACAAAGGCTTCGCACTGGCGATATTGCCATGGGAGCCGGATACTTGTGGAGCGAGGAAGAGTGTGGCCATATGAAAAAGCTGTACTTATTAGGATTGATGTGCCGCTTATTGTATGATGGATAA
- a CDS encoding carbohydrate ABC transporter permease, protein MYKYNKLWVYLFIVPTLLVFVTFYFVPIITVFTTGFTEWNGFNPPKLVGFDNYKMIFTDDNSLTVSLINLFKWSMIATFIHVPFGALVAFIIFKRPVGWRFVRGVFMIPNVIAVSAWAIIYRFIFNDQMGLLNNFIRKLGFSNFHTNWFFDMKYAFSAISFTWVFYAVIVTLLVLSDLMAIPKELHEAAKIDGATEAQIHWRINLPLIRGSLGTSVILSIIARITMFEAIFLTTKGGPGNSTYNISVMLYDGIINYQFGYANAVATIMIILGIGVLIITTKVFRMNKSVYN, encoded by the coding sequence ATGTACAAATACAATAAATTGTGGGTGTACCTGTTTATTGTGCCGACATTGCTCGTATTCGTGACCTTCTACTTCGTGCCGATCATAACGGTGTTTACGACAGGCTTTACCGAGTGGAACGGATTTAATCCGCCGAAGCTGGTCGGGTTCGACAACTACAAGATGATCTTCACGGATGATAACTCGCTCACGGTTTCCTTGATCAACTTGTTCAAATGGTCGATGATCGCAACCTTCATCCATGTGCCCTTCGGCGCGCTTGTGGCCTTCATTATCTTCAAACGACCGGTTGGTTGGCGGTTTGTTCGCGGCGTGTTTATGATTCCGAACGTCATCGCGGTATCGGCGTGGGCGATTATTTACCGGTTTATTTTCAACGATCAAATGGGCTTACTGAATAACTTCATCCGCAAGCTTGGCTTCTCGAACTTCCATACGAACTGGTTCTTCGATATGAAGTATGCATTCTCGGCGATCAGTTTTACTTGGGTGTTCTACGCCGTAATCGTGACTCTACTAGTTCTGTCCGATCTAATGGCGATTCCAAAAGAACTCCATGAAGCAGCGAAGATCGACGGCGCGACGGAAGCCCAAATTCACTGGCGCATCAACCTTCCGCTTATCCGCGGCTCGCTCGGCACTTCCGTCATTCTATCCATCATCGCGCGGATTACAATGTTCGAAGCGATCTTCCTGACGACCAAGGGCGGACCGGGCAACTCGACTTACAATATCTCCGTCATGCTTTATGACGGCATTATTAACTATCAATTCGGTTATGCCAATGCGGTCGCGACGATCATGATCATTCTCGGCATCGGTGTTCTTATAATTACGACGAAGGTGTTCCGAATGAACAAGAGCGTATACAACTGA
- a CDS encoding sensor histidine kinase has translation MVVRFHIKYLVIPILFFVAFIFILTIQKPYTGIKLEETKNGEWQIAGIDADGWAHTQDIREGDFVVLVDADKPELAYTVQTYGILEQVHSITIERNGTDKSFEIPRGLTEEQFNFFILYPGIIFLIIMTVSTFIVYKKTDNACFYGLFFFLVTVGLSCVCGGASSQGHVLPELFSGVAFLFIPYFLLVFLNSYIQSISGTRIVHPMILQIFILVNGLLIAFEAVVTLMRVGSSYNIVPLSLLGWFIIECAICIIVLLIAGLRDRSLIFKTEIKIMLIGIFLSFGPFIGLYAIPKLIVGTGWVSAGHTAIGLVLLPAMFIYLITAKRLLDIDFYIGRFRYNAGLAIILSFIHWVVDSVLSHSPDLEIETLIFFPIIVMLLLYIKEMLDFRFRSRFFASTNNFQLRLDQFASQISKVMKVNDLEERFIREIIQMLGIQAVSLLEVDLRAYSIRLINGCEEYPSELLKDVLFKKPLSAGVIEVLSNGAILSAGEHREKRYVVWIGDKPNGTSLNIDEIIWLQTLSRYVSIVFENLYLIQGLTDEFKDTIKKQPEKNTPPWLMRFIFNLQENERSRFALDLHDSVLQNQLYWYRRVGETTTDFEISDALRNELIAIREGLLDVIHETRSTCNELRPSLLKEIGLVESLKQLFHTIQMRENFTIEFDYDEFDTELDYEYTIAMYRILQELLGNAGKHAKATKVKVYISIMPHEVSLFYRDDGVGISNATEQGELNRPIGLTGIKERVNSLEGRIQFSGSKETIVRIRLPRMPSIVE, from the coding sequence CGCAAGATATTCGAGAGGGCGATTTCGTCGTTCTGGTTGATGCAGATAAGCCAGAGCTTGCTTATACTGTCCAAACCTACGGTATTCTCGAGCAGGTGCACAGCATAACGATTGAACGAAACGGGACTGACAAGTCTTTCGAGATCCCAAGAGGTCTGACGGAAGAGCAGTTCAATTTTTTTATCCTCTATCCTGGCATTATTTTCCTTATTATCATGACGGTATCAACGTTTATCGTGTATAAAAAAACCGATAATGCTTGCTTTTACGGACTTTTTTTCTTTCTTGTTACTGTCGGATTGAGTTGTGTTTGCGGAGGAGCGTCATCTCAAGGACATGTTTTGCCTGAGTTATTCAGTGGCGTAGCTTTCTTGTTCATACCATACTTTTTATTGGTTTTCCTGAACAGCTACATTCAGTCGATCAGCGGAACACGAATCGTTCATCCCATGATTCTACAAATATTCATCTTGGTCAATGGACTACTTATCGCCTTCGAAGCCGTTGTCACCTTAATGCGCGTCGGTTCTTCCTATAACATCGTGCCGCTTTCTCTGCTAGGCTGGTTTATTATCGAATGCGCTATATGCATAATCGTTCTGTTGATTGCTGGACTGCGAGATCGGTCGCTGATCTTTAAGACCGAAATAAAAATTATGCTCATCGGCATATTTTTATCGTTTGGTCCATTTATCGGTCTATACGCGATTCCGAAATTAATTGTGGGCACTGGCTGGGTATCGGCGGGTCATACCGCGATAGGCCTTGTCTTGCTCCCTGCAATGTTTATTTATTTGATCACTGCCAAACGGCTGCTCGATATCGACTTCTATATCGGACGATTTCGTTATAATGCCGGACTAGCTATTATTTTGTCGTTCATACATTGGGTTGTGGATTCGGTTTTAAGTCATTCGCCGGACTTGGAGATCGAGACACTAATCTTCTTTCCCATCATTGTTATGCTGTTGTTATATATCAAGGAAATGCTGGATTTCCGTTTCCGATCCAGGTTCTTTGCATCGACTAATAATTTTCAATTGAGATTGGACCAATTTGCATCCCAAATTTCCAAAGTGATGAAAGTTAACGATTTGGAAGAACGATTCATTCGGGAAATTATTCAGATGCTGGGCATTCAGGCTGTTTCATTATTGGAGGTGGACTTGCGGGCATATTCAATTCGGTTAATTAATGGCTGCGAAGAGTATCCATCCGAATTATTGAAGGACGTACTGTTTAAAAAACCGCTGTCAGCCGGAGTGATTGAAGTATTGAGCAATGGTGCAATCCTATCGGCCGGGGAGCATAGGGAGAAACGATATGTCGTATGGATCGGGGACAAACCAAACGGCACCTCGCTGAACATTGACGAAATCATATGGCTTCAAACTTTATCCAGGTACGTCAGCATCGTATTTGAAAATCTGTACCTCATTCAAGGGCTTACGGATGAGTTCAAGGATACGATAAAGAAACAGCCCGAGAAGAATACGCCGCCTTGGCTAATGCGATTTATCTTTAATTTGCAGGAAAATGAAAGAAGTCGGTTTGCGCTCGATCTGCATGATTCGGTCTTGCAAAATCAACTGTATTGGTATAGAAGAGTCGGTGAAACAACGACTGACTTTGAAATATCGGATGCCCTGAGGAACGAGTTGATCGCCATCAGGGAAGGGCTGCTGGATGTCATTCATGAAACTCGTTCGACCTGCAATGAGCTTAGGCCATCTTTACTAAAGGAGATTGGGCTCGTTGAATCGTTAAAACAGTTGTTCCATACGATTCAGATGCGCGAGAATTTTACAATCGAGTTCGATTACGATGAATTTGATACGGAATTGGACTATGAATATACGATTGCGATGTACCGAATTTTGCAAGAGCTTCTCGGAAACGCGGGGAAGCATGCCAAAGCAACGAAGGTTAAGGTATACATTTCTATCATGCCCCATGAAGTATCCCTATTTTATAGGGACGACGGAGTAGGCATAAGCAATGCCACGGAGCAAGGGGAGTTGAACCGTCCTATCGGACTTACCGGCATTAAAGAACGCGTGAACAGTCTTGAAGGTAGAATCCAATTCAGCGGAAGCAAAGAGACCATTGTCAGGATCAGGCTTCCAAGAATGCCTTCGATCGTAGAATGA
- a CDS encoding response regulator transcription factor → MISILLADDHPSVREGTIHMLEREGDMSITAVSTGAEVLEKLQRETYDILLLDLIMPGMNGLEVARSISELNLDVRIIIYTGYDIEPHFNLLVENGVSGFISKLSSREQMILSLRCAVNGEAVLPIKLLKQLRRTDIQVLHARGEKSLDRISISSKEQSILNEVCSGKSNKELAEIFFMSQRTIEYHLTRIFEKLNVSSRGEAIAEAQRLGLISSLDNR, encoded by the coding sequence ATGATCAGCATATTGCTTGCAGATGACCATCCGTCAGTTCGAGAAGGAACCATTCATATGCTTGAGAGGGAAGGCGATATGTCTATTACTGCCGTATCTACGGGCGCGGAAGTACTGGAGAAGCTGCAGCGGGAAACCTATGATATACTCCTCCTCGATTTGATTATGCCCGGCATGAACGGTCTTGAGGTAGCTCGCAGCATCAGCGAACTAAATCTGGATGTCCGGATCATCATCTATACCGGTTATGATATTGAACCCCATTTTAATCTGTTGGTAGAAAACGGTGTTTCAGGTTTTATCAGCAAGCTGTCGTCGCGTGAACAAATGATTTTATCGCTCCGCTGTGCAGTGAACGGGGAAGCGGTGCTCCCGATCAAGCTTCTCAAGCAGCTTAGAAGGACCGACATCCAGGTGTTGCATGCCAGAGGGGAGAAGTCGCTTGATCGAATATCGATCAGCTCCAAAGAACAAAGCATCCTAAATGAAGTCTGCAGTGGAAAAAGCAATAAGGAATTGGCCGAGATATTTTTCATGAGCCAGCGAACCATTGAATATCACTTGACCCGCATATTCGAGAAGTTGAATGTCAGCTCCCGAGGGGAGGCTATTGCGGAAGCACAACGACTAGGACTTATTTCCAGTTTGGACAATCGGTAA
- a CDS encoding SF0329 family protein codes for MSWSKLKQQLESFLSPALVGRVQYLATSYRYLPDKAGQCYLAVDKKNVLNMNDATTLIRWYSAELEVKNDPNIQIPIHNEEIEAIRLETKGLVPEDRLKAIARGRKISECAKELMLAQSSLSKSNFVVVATKFLSTSIEDNMESSDILLNILALIDRRVGKKRVLNMGERIKSKHPIVKYFYELRVSTL; via the coding sequence ATGTCCTGGAGCAAATTGAAGCAGCAGCTGGAGAGCTTTCTCTCTCCTGCGTTAGTGGGGAGGGTTCAATATCTGGCAACCAGCTACCGGTATTTACCCGATAAAGCAGGACAATGTTATCTTGCAGTAGATAAGAAGAATGTACTCAATATGAATGATGCAACGACATTAATCAGATGGTACAGCGCGGAGCTGGAAGTTAAAAATGATCCCAACATCCAAATTCCGATCCATAATGAAGAGATTGAAGCGATTCGACTAGAAACCAAGGGGCTAGTTCCGGAGGATCGTCTCAAAGCCATTGCAAGAGGTAGGAAGATATCAGAATGCGCGAAGGAGCTCATGTTAGCACAGTCATCATTAAGCAAATCGAACTTTGTTGTTGTAGCGACTAAGTTTCTCTCCACTTCCATAGAGGATAACATGGAAAGCTCGGATATCTTATTGAACATTCTAGCGTTAATTGACAGACGTGTCGGAAAGAAGCGGGTTCTGAACATGGGCGAGAGGATAAAGTCAAAGCATCCGATCGTGAAGTATTTTTATGAGCTTCGGGTTAGTACGCTATGA
- the cas6 gene encoding CRISPR system precrRNA processing endoribonuclease RAMP protein Cas6 translates to MIANTVLLLRNRLGCHVRYIYPNYIHGWVYNGIRDTPIGHYYHEAQKSPFSIKEIDQDRNGLLMLHLVFFDERVMLAFLRHVEKGKELRLGQHYYLVEETVMHHEDHPKAGIVSYDTFYSLPIAESIEMHFQYTAFNSGRRTVTLPFPDKIVNSLLSKWNEVAPDSIESTAEYRRRLASGLLITSHHIHSEFYPIRKEVSLNTFSGRAVFHNVHEFGDLRGILNRLLYFAHYSGVGWKCSFGMGRVNLNPNSLLQASGGRGQLL, encoded by the coding sequence TTGATCGCGAACACGGTCTTGCTGTTGAGAAACAGGCTGGGTTGCCATGTCCGGTATATCTATCCGAATTACATTCACGGATGGGTGTATAACGGAATTCGCGACACTCCGATCGGTCATTACTATCATGAGGCACAGAAATCCCCTTTCTCGATTAAGGAAATCGATCAGGACCGCAATGGCTTGTTAATGCTCCATCTTGTATTTTTCGATGAAAGGGTAATGCTTGCATTTTTACGTCATGTGGAGAAGGGAAAAGAACTGAGGCTAGGCCAGCACTATTATTTGGTGGAAGAAACGGTCATGCATCATGAGGATCACCCGAAGGCAGGGATCGTCAGCTATGATACCTTTTACAGCCTTCCTATTGCCGAAAGCATAGAGATGCACTTTCAATATACGGCCTTCAACAGCGGACGCAGAACGGTGACATTGCCTTTCCCGGACAAGATCGTGAACAGCCTCCTGAGCAAATGGAATGAAGTGGCGCCCGACTCGATCGAATCGACTGCGGAGTATAGAAGGCGCTTGGCATCCGGACTGTTGATCACTTCCCATCACATTCATTCGGAGTTCTATCCGATTCGCAAGGAAGTGAGTTTGAATACCTTTTCCGGCAGGGCAGTCTTTCATAATGTGCACGAATTCGGCGATTTGAGAGGGATCCTTAATCGGCTGCTTTATTTTGCGCACTATTCTGGTGTCGGCTGGAAATGCTCTTTCGGCATGGGACGCGTGAATCTAAACCCTAACTCGCTGCTGCAAGCTAGCGGGGGGAGGGGACAGCTACTATGA